Proteins from a genomic interval of Megalopta genalis isolate 19385.01 unplaced genomic scaffold, iyMegGena1_principal scaffold0037, whole genome shotgun sequence:
- the Nrg gene encoding neuroglian isoform X6: MKLIVCIVSTLVLQASAIIQSPPRISKQPPTDEQLFQVAQAKVNENDKPFLIECEAEGEPVPSYRWIKNGKDFQWPAYDDRISQQRGRGTLVIARPRDEDLGQYQCFASNEWGTATSNSVFVRKAELNSFKDQNPISLNANEGQPFKLTCQPPDGWPKPNVYWMIQDTAGGIKSINNSRMTLDPEGNLWFSNVSRDDASDDFYYACAATSLFRSEYKLGNRVLLNVISSGVSASQNKHEPVKQYVSRKNEVALRGKKIELYCIYGGTPLPQIVWSKNGKVISTNDRITHGNYGKSLIIKHVNFKDEGSYTCEASNGVGDAKSYSINLQVMAVPYFTIEPEIINAAEDETVEFKCAADGVPVPEIKWIHNGKPIGEAPPNPRRKVTANSIVIEKLTKKDTGNYGCNATNSLGYVYKDVYVNVLALEPEILQAPADIATVDGKTVRITCRVFGAPKPAVKWIRNDQELTGGRYKTLESGDLEIENVIFLDAGTYTCHASNKFGQVNATGTLVVKEHTRITDEPEDYEVAAGATATFRCNAVTDPSLALTIDWLSNGEPIDFEMEPRFIRSTDYSLMITKTTELDSGTYTCVAHTELDETKAQATLTVQDVPNAPKLLSVQCMANEASVHWTPMGDNRAPILRYTIQHNTTFTPDTWEVARDSVPAIEQTFVVPMTPWANYTFRVLAWNKIGPSLPSPHSDVCTTLPDVPYKNPDNVMGKGTTPQNLVISWTVMPQIEHNAPKFMYRVYYKRDIPGEKWTIEDIHDWKKNNLVVDNQPTYQRYKIKVVAINERGECRVAPDEITGFSGEDVPLQAPSNFTLINVNSSTSAQFSWNPVPEDSVRGELQGYKIQTWTEKDGEKGMREIDIRGGKRTHALVNKFVPFSKNYVRILAYNGRYAGPHSETLSFDTPEGVPGTILALEAYPMGSSALFLVWTKPAEPNGNLTGYRIYYESVTGTRAGPLLERKPHVMDPEATSAKLGDLAPDTKYRIHVRATTKIGEGNDYFIEQKTRKSHPPDIPRFTWEAIPKENGYSNVRVIWQLNLNGNPGSHFFVKYKLKGETMFDESDPEYLLNTIEIRGLQSGEIYVMSIVAVDGDYLTESEQQEVETSSEGPIIQPKENVATAGWFIGMMLAIAFLLLVLIIVCVIKRNRGGKYAVHERELAAGRGDYPEEGGFHEYSQPLDTKSAGGRASLASSSHQDGKHPESDTDSMAEYGEGDTGRFTEDGSFIGQYGPKGRPEETPPIPSGTMATYV; the protein is encoded by the exons ATGAAGCTAATCGTGTGCATCGTCTCAACGCTGGTACTGCAAGCATCGGCTATAA TTCAATCTCCACCACGGATATCCAAACAACCCCCGACAGATGAGCAACTGTTTCAAGTGGCTCAAGCGAAGGTCAATGAGAATGACAAACCATTTCTGATAGAGTGTGAAGCAGAGGGAGAACCTGTTCCAAG CTACCGATGGATCAAGAACGGAAAGGATTTTCAATGGCCAGCGTACGACGATCGCATTTCTCAGCAACGAGGCCGAGGAACATTGGTGATCGCGAGACCGCGCGATGAAGATCTTGGTCAATAtcaatgtttcgcatcgaacgaATGGGGAACGGCTACGTCCAACTCGGTTTTCGTCAGGAAGGCCGAATTGAATTCCTTCAAGGATCAGAACCCCATAAGCTTGAACGCCAACGAAGGACAACCGTTCAAGCTGACGTGCCAGCCACCGGACGGCTGGCCAAAACCGAACGTCTACTGGATGATCCAGGACACGGCGGGTGGTATCAAATCGATCAACAATTCTCGAATGACATTGGACCCGGAAGGAAATCTTTGGTTCAGCAACGTTTCCCGGGACGACGCCTCCGATGATTTTTATTACGCCTGCGCTGCCACATCTCTGTTCAGGAGCGAATATAAATTAGGGAATAGAGTTCTATTGAATGTTATCTCCTCGGGGGTGTCCGCCAGCCAGAACAAACACGAGCCTGTGAAACAGTACGTCAGCAGGAAAAACGAAGTTGCCTTACGCGGTAAAAAGATCGAGTTATATTGCATATACGGCGGTACGCCGTTGCCGCAGATAGTCTGGAGCAAGAACGGCAAGGTGATAAGTACCAACGACAGGATAACGCACGGGAACTACGGGAAGTCGTTGATAATAAAGCATGTCAATTTCAAAGACGAGGGCTCGTACACTTGCGAGGCGTCCAACGGTGTGGGGGACGCGAAGTCCTACTCCATAAACTTACAAGTAATGGCCGTGCCGTATTTCACCATCGAGCCTGAAATAATTAACGCGGCGGAGGACGAGACGGTTGAGTTCAAATGCGCGGCCGACGGCGTGCCCGTTCCGGAGATCAAATGGATACATAACGGCAAACCTATAGGAGAAGCACCGCCGAATCCGCGCAGAAAAGTCACGGCGAATTCCATCGTTATCGAGAAACTGACGAAGAAGGACACAGGGAATTACGGTTGTAACGCGACCAACTCGTTGGGTTACGTCTACAAAGACGTCTACGTTAACGTGCTGGCTCTGGAACCCGAGATTTTACAAGCGCCGGCGGACATCGCAACGGTCGACGGTAAAACTGTGAGGATCACGTGTCGAGTATTCGGAGCACCTAAACCTGCTGTCAAATGGATCCGCAACGACCAAGAGCTGACTGGTGGACGGTACAAGACTCTGGAGTCCGGCGACTTGGAGATCGAGAATGTAATATTCTTGGATGCAGGCACTTACACGTGTCACGCGTCCAATAAATTTGGACAAGTCAACGCTACCGGCACTTTGGTGGTGAAGGAACACACGAGGATCACCGATGAACCAGAAGATTACGAGGTTGCTGCCGGCGCGACTGCTACTTTCAG aTGCAACGCGGTAACGGATCCCAGCCTCGCTTTAACAATCGACTGGCTGAGCAACGGTGAGCCGATAGACTTCGAGATGGAACCACGATTCATACGTAGCACCGATTACTCGCTGATGATCACGAAGACAACCGAGCTGGATTCTGGTACTTACACGTGCGTCGCTCACACCGAACTGGACGAGACAAAGGCACAAGCGACGCTGACCGTTCAGGACGTGCCGAACGCGCCCAAGCTACTTAGCGTGCAGTGTATGGCGAACGAGGCGTCCGTACACTGGACCCCCATGGGCGACAACAGGGCGCCAATTTTAAGATACACCATTCAGCACAACACGACCTTCACGCCGGACACTTGGGAAGTGGCGAGGGACTCTGTGCCGGCCATTGAACAAACGTTCGTCGTGCCCATGACGCCGTGGGCTAATTATACGTTCCGTGTGCTGGCTTGGAACAAGATAG GACCATCGCTGCCCTCGCCGCATAGCGACGTGTGCACCACGCTACCGGATGTCCCTTACAAAAATCCCGACAACGTCATGGGCAAGGGAACCACCCCGCAGAACTTGGTGATATCCTGGACGGTGATGCCGCAGATAGAGCACAACGCTCCGAAGTTCATGTACAGGGTGTACTACAAGCGAGACATCCCCGGCGAGAAATGGACCATAGAGGATATACACGACTGGAAGAAGAACAATTTGGTAGTAGACAATCAGCCGACTTACCAAAGGTATAAGATCAAAGTTGTGGCGATCAACGAAAGGGGAGAGTGCAGAGTCGCACCCGATGAGATAACCGGATTTTCTGGAGAAGATG TGCCGCTGCAAGCGCCCAGCAACTTCACACTGATCAATGTGAACTCGAGTACTAGCGCGCAGTTCTCGTGGAATCCGGTACCCGAGGATTCTGTACGGGGTGAGCTGCAGGGATACAAGATTCAAACGTGGACGGAAAAGGACGGCGAGAAGGGAATGCGAGAGATCGACATAAGAGGCGGAAAGAGGACGCACGCTCTCGTAAACAAATTCGTCCCCTTCAGCAAGAACTACGTCCGGATACTCGCGTACAACGGGCG ATACGCGGGACCGCATTCTGAGACGCTCAGCTTCGACACACCGGAGGGTGTTCCAGGGACGATTCTCGCCCTGGAAGCCTATCCTATGGGGTCCAGCGCCCTGTTCCTGGTGTGGACGAAACCTGCGGAGCCGAACGGTAATCTAACCGGATATAGAATTTATTACGAGTCCGTGACCGGCACCAGGGCAGGGCCGTTGCTGGAGAGGAAGCCGCACGTAATGGACCCGGAAGCTACGAGCGCGAAATTGGGAGATTTAGCGCCCGACACTAAGTATCGTATACATGTCCGAGCGACGACGAAGATCGGCGAAGGAAACGA CTACTTCATCGAACAGAAAACACGGAAATCGCATCCTCCGGACATACCTCGTTTCACGTGGGAGGCTATCCCGAAGGAAAACGGCTATTCCAACGTGAGAGTCATTTGGCAGCTGAACTTAAACGGTAATCCGGGCAGCCACTTTTTCGTGAAGTACAAGCTGAAGGGCGAGACGATGTTCGACGAGTCGGACCCGGAGTATTTATTGAACACGATCGAGATCCGCGGACTTCAGAGCGGCGAGATCTACGTGATGTCTATCGTCGCCGTGGACGGGGACTACTTGACCGAGAGCGAGCAGCAGGAAGTCGAGACAAGCAGCGAAGGTCCCATCATTCAACCGAAGGAGAACGTCGCGACCGCCGGCTGGTTCATAGGGATGATGCTGGCGATCGCGTTCCTTCTCTTGGTACTTATAATCGTCTGCGTGATCAAGCGCAACCGGGGCGGCAAGTACGCGGTGCACGAGAGAGAATTGGCAGCTGGTCGCGGCGATTATCCCGAGGAGGGCGGTTTCCACGAGTATTCGCAGCCTTTGGACACAAAGTCGGCGGGTGGTCGCGCGTCTTTGGCGTCATCCTCTCACCAAGACGGAAAGCATCCGGAATCTGACACGGATTCTATGGCGGAGTACGGGGAGGGTGATACAG GACGTTTCACGGAAGATGGTTCTTTCATCGGACAATACGGGCCCAAGGGCAGACCAGAGGAAACGCCACCCATTCCAAGCGGCACTATGGCCACATACGTGTAA
- the Nrg gene encoding neuroglian isoform X5, with the protein MKLIVCIVSTLVLQASAIIRILDIIGVQSPPRISKQPPTDEQLFQVAQAKVNENDKPFLIECEAEGEPVPSYRWIKNGKDFQWPAYDDRISQQRGRGTLVIARPRDEDLGQYQCFASNEWGTATSNSVFVRKAELNSFKDQNPISLNANEGQPFKLTCQPPDGWPKPNVYWMIQDTAGGIKSINNSRMTLDPEGNLWFSNVSRDDASDDFYYACAATSLFRSEYKLGNRVLLNVISSGVSASQNKHEPVKQYVSRKNEVALRGKKIELYCIYGGTPLPQIVWSKNGKVISTNDRITHGNYGKSLIIKHVNFKDEGSYTCEASNGVGDAKSYSINLQVMAVPYFTIEPEIINAAEDETVEFKCAADGVPVPEIKWIHNGKPIGEAPPNPRRKVTANSIVIEKLTKKDTGNYGCNATNSLGYVYKDVYVNVLALEPEILQAPADIATVDGKTVRITCRVFGAPKPAVKWIRNDQELTGGRYKTLESGDLEIENVIFLDAGTYTCHASNKFGQVNATGTLVVKEHTRITDEPEDYEVAAGATATFRCNAVTDPSLALTIDWLSNGEPIDFEMEPRFIRSTDYSLMITKTTELDSGTYTCVAHTELDETKAQATLTVQDVPNAPKLLSVQCMANEASVHWTPMGDNRAPILRYTIQHNTTFTPDTWEVARDSVPAIEQTFVVPMTPWANYTFRVLAWNKIGPSLPSPHSDVCTTLPDVPYKNPDNVMGKGTTPQNLVISWTVMPQIEHNAPKFMYRVYYKRDIPGEKWTIEDIHDWKKNNLVVDNQPTYQRYKIKVVAINERGECRVAPDEITGFSGEDVPLQAPSNFTLINVNSSTSAQFSWNPVPEDSVRGELQGYKIQTWTEKDGEKGMREIDIRGGKRTHALVNKFVPFSKNYVRILAYNGRYAGPHSETLSFDTPEGVPGTILALEAYPMGSSALFLVWTKPAEPNGNLTGYRIYYESVTGTRAGPLLERKPHVMDPEATSAKLGDLAPDTKYRIHVRATTKIGEGNDYFIEQKTRKSHPPDIPRFTWEAIPKENGYSNVRVIWQLNLNGNPGSHFFVKYKLKGETMFDESDPEYLLNTIEIRGLQSGEIYVMSIVAVDGDYLTESEQQEVETSSEGPIIQPKENVATAGWFIGMMLAIAFLLLVLIIVCVIKRNRGGKYAVHERELAAGRGDYPEEGGFHEYSQPLDTKSAGGRASLASSSHQDGKHPESDTDSMAEYGEGDTGRFTEDGSFIGQYGPKGRPEETPPIPSGTMATYV; encoded by the exons ATGAAGCTAATCGTGTGCATCGTCTCAACGCTGGTACTGCAAGCATCGGCTATAA TCCGTATCCTGGATATTATAGGAG TTCAATCTCCACCACGGATATCCAAACAACCCCCGACAGATGAGCAACTGTTTCAAGTGGCTCAAGCGAAGGTCAATGAGAATGACAAACCATTTCTGATAGAGTGTGAAGCAGAGGGAGAACCTGTTCCAAG CTACCGATGGATCAAGAACGGAAAGGATTTTCAATGGCCAGCGTACGACGATCGCATTTCTCAGCAACGAGGCCGAGGAACATTGGTGATCGCGAGACCGCGCGATGAAGATCTTGGTCAATAtcaatgtttcgcatcgaacgaATGGGGAACGGCTACGTCCAACTCGGTTTTCGTCAGGAAGGCCGAATTGAATTCCTTCAAGGATCAGAACCCCATAAGCTTGAACGCCAACGAAGGACAACCGTTCAAGCTGACGTGCCAGCCACCGGACGGCTGGCCAAAACCGAACGTCTACTGGATGATCCAGGACACGGCGGGTGGTATCAAATCGATCAACAATTCTCGAATGACATTGGACCCGGAAGGAAATCTTTGGTTCAGCAACGTTTCCCGGGACGACGCCTCCGATGATTTTTATTACGCCTGCGCTGCCACATCTCTGTTCAGGAGCGAATATAAATTAGGGAATAGAGTTCTATTGAATGTTATCTCCTCGGGGGTGTCCGCCAGCCAGAACAAACACGAGCCTGTGAAACAGTACGTCAGCAGGAAAAACGAAGTTGCCTTACGCGGTAAAAAGATCGAGTTATATTGCATATACGGCGGTACGCCGTTGCCGCAGATAGTCTGGAGCAAGAACGGCAAGGTGATAAGTACCAACGACAGGATAACGCACGGGAACTACGGGAAGTCGTTGATAATAAAGCATGTCAATTTCAAAGACGAGGGCTCGTACACTTGCGAGGCGTCCAACGGTGTGGGGGACGCGAAGTCCTACTCCATAAACTTACAAGTAATGGCCGTGCCGTATTTCACCATCGAGCCTGAAATAATTAACGCGGCGGAGGACGAGACGGTTGAGTTCAAATGCGCGGCCGACGGCGTGCCCGTTCCGGAGATCAAATGGATACATAACGGCAAACCTATAGGAGAAGCACCGCCGAATCCGCGCAGAAAAGTCACGGCGAATTCCATCGTTATCGAGAAACTGACGAAGAAGGACACAGGGAATTACGGTTGTAACGCGACCAACTCGTTGGGTTACGTCTACAAAGACGTCTACGTTAACGTGCTGGCTCTGGAACCCGAGATTTTACAAGCGCCGGCGGACATCGCAACGGTCGACGGTAAAACTGTGAGGATCACGTGTCGAGTATTCGGAGCACCTAAACCTGCTGTCAAATGGATCCGCAACGACCAAGAGCTGACTGGTGGACGGTACAAGACTCTGGAGTCCGGCGACTTGGAGATCGAGAATGTAATATTCTTGGATGCAGGCACTTACACGTGTCACGCGTCCAATAAATTTGGACAAGTCAACGCTACCGGCACTTTGGTGGTGAAGGAACACACGAGGATCACCGATGAACCAGAAGATTACGAGGTTGCTGCCGGCGCGACTGCTACTTTCAG aTGCAACGCGGTAACGGATCCCAGCCTCGCTTTAACAATCGACTGGCTGAGCAACGGTGAGCCGATAGACTTCGAGATGGAACCACGATTCATACGTAGCACCGATTACTCGCTGATGATCACGAAGACAACCGAGCTGGATTCTGGTACTTACACGTGCGTCGCTCACACCGAACTGGACGAGACAAAGGCACAAGCGACGCTGACCGTTCAGGACGTGCCGAACGCGCCCAAGCTACTTAGCGTGCAGTGTATGGCGAACGAGGCGTCCGTACACTGGACCCCCATGGGCGACAACAGGGCGCCAATTTTAAGATACACCATTCAGCACAACACGACCTTCACGCCGGACACTTGGGAAGTGGCGAGGGACTCTGTGCCGGCCATTGAACAAACGTTCGTCGTGCCCATGACGCCGTGGGCTAATTATACGTTCCGTGTGCTGGCTTGGAACAAGATAG GACCATCGCTGCCCTCGCCGCATAGCGACGTGTGCACCACGCTACCGGATGTCCCTTACAAAAATCCCGACAACGTCATGGGCAAGGGAACCACCCCGCAGAACTTGGTGATATCCTGGACGGTGATGCCGCAGATAGAGCACAACGCTCCGAAGTTCATGTACAGGGTGTACTACAAGCGAGACATCCCCGGCGAGAAATGGACCATAGAGGATATACACGACTGGAAGAAGAACAATTTGGTAGTAGACAATCAGCCGACTTACCAAAGGTATAAGATCAAAGTTGTGGCGATCAACGAAAGGGGAGAGTGCAGAGTCGCACCCGATGAGATAACCGGATTTTCTGGAGAAGATG TGCCGCTGCAAGCGCCCAGCAACTTCACACTGATCAATGTGAACTCGAGTACTAGCGCGCAGTTCTCGTGGAATCCGGTACCCGAGGATTCTGTACGGGGTGAGCTGCAGGGATACAAGATTCAAACGTGGACGGAAAAGGACGGCGAGAAGGGAATGCGAGAGATCGACATAAGAGGCGGAAAGAGGACGCACGCTCTCGTAAACAAATTCGTCCCCTTCAGCAAGAACTACGTCCGGATACTCGCGTACAACGGGCG ATACGCGGGACCGCATTCTGAGACGCTCAGCTTCGACACACCGGAGGGTGTTCCAGGGACGATTCTCGCCCTGGAAGCCTATCCTATGGGGTCCAGCGCCCTGTTCCTGGTGTGGACGAAACCTGCGGAGCCGAACGGTAATCTAACCGGATATAGAATTTATTACGAGTCCGTGACCGGCACCAGGGCAGGGCCGTTGCTGGAGAGGAAGCCGCACGTAATGGACCCGGAAGCTACGAGCGCGAAATTGGGAGATTTAGCGCCCGACACTAAGTATCGTATACATGTCCGAGCGACGACGAAGATCGGCGAAGGAAACGA CTACTTCATCGAACAGAAAACACGGAAATCGCATCCTCCGGACATACCTCGTTTCACGTGGGAGGCTATCCCGAAGGAAAACGGCTATTCCAACGTGAGAGTCATTTGGCAGCTGAACTTAAACGGTAATCCGGGCAGCCACTTTTTCGTGAAGTACAAGCTGAAGGGCGAGACGATGTTCGACGAGTCGGACCCGGAGTATTTATTGAACACGATCGAGATCCGCGGACTTCAGAGCGGCGAGATCTACGTGATGTCTATCGTCGCCGTGGACGGGGACTACTTGACCGAGAGCGAGCAGCAGGAAGTCGAGACAAGCAGCGAAGGTCCCATCATTCAACCGAAGGAGAACGTCGCGACCGCCGGCTGGTTCATAGGGATGATGCTGGCGATCGCGTTCCTTCTCTTGGTACTTATAATCGTCTGCGTGATCAAGCGCAACCGGGGCGGCAAGTACGCGGTGCACGAGAGAGAATTGGCAGCTGGTCGCGGCGATTATCCCGAGGAGGGCGGTTTCCACGAGTATTCGCAGCCTTTGGACACAAAGTCGGCGGGTGGTCGCGCGTCTTTGGCGTCATCCTCTCACCAAGACGGAAAGCATCCGGAATCTGACACGGATTCTATGGCGGAGTACGGGGAGGGTGATACAG GACGTTTCACGGAAGATGGTTCTTTCATCGGACAATACGGGCCCAAGGGCAGACCAGAGGAAACGCCACCCATTCCAAGCGGCACTATGGCCACATACGTGTAA